One genomic window of Xanthobacter dioxanivorans includes the following:
- a CDS encoding DMT family transporter, with protein MTPAPYRLAFGIATLALGAFAMGASVLFVRQADVGPFASAFWRVALALPVLAAWTALAEGRSAFRVDRASSLAGTFFAGDLFFWHLAILGTSVANATALATTSPVWVTAFAVLVLRQRVSHSGWAGLLLCLLGAAALVGQSWHFDPGHLPGDAAGLATAVFFAGYFLAIGRARRVRGAAAVSLVSTAVTAAILLAVALALEPTLWPASAAGMASLLALALVSQVGGQGLLAVGLAAVPPAFGALVFFLEVVSAAALGALLLGEPLSPLQMLGGALIVAGLVVARPRRPKPATQSPPPRDPAASIAPGSPLTQRDPGRH; from the coding sequence GTGACGCCCGCCCCCTACCGGCTCGCCTTCGGCATCGCCACGCTTGCGCTCGGCGCCTTCGCCATGGGCGCCTCGGTGCTGTTCGTGCGGCAGGCGGATGTCGGCCCTTTCGCCAGTGCCTTCTGGCGCGTGGCGCTGGCCTTGCCCGTGCTCGCCGCATGGACCGCCCTCGCCGAGGGGCGCAGCGCCTTTCGCGTGGATCGCGCCTCGTCCCTCGCCGGGACCTTCTTCGCCGGCGACCTATTCTTCTGGCACCTCGCCATCCTGGGCACGAGCGTGGCCAACGCCACCGCCCTCGCCACCACGTCTCCGGTCTGGGTCACCGCCTTCGCCGTGCTAGTGCTGCGCCAGAGGGTGTCACACTCCGGCTGGGCCGGGCTGCTGCTGTGCCTCCTGGGTGCGGCGGCGCTGGTGGGCCAGAGCTGGCACTTCGATCCGGGCCACCTGCCGGGCGATGCCGCGGGCCTCGCCACCGCCGTTTTCTTCGCCGGCTATTTCCTGGCCATCGGCCGGGCGCGGCGGGTGCGGGGCGCGGCGGCGGTATCGCTGGTCTCCACCGCCGTCACCGCCGCCATCCTCCTGGCCGTCGCCTTGGCGCTGGAGCCGACCCTGTGGCCGGCGAGCGCCGCCGGCATGGCCTCACTCCTCGCGCTCGCCCTGGTCTCGCAGGTGGGCGGACAGGGATTGCTGGCGGTGGGGCTCGCCGCGGTGCCGCCGGCCTTCGGCGCACTGGTCTTCTTCCTGGAGGTGGTGTCGGCGGCGGCCCTCGGCGCGCTGCTGCTCGGCGAACCCCTGTCGCCCCTGCAGATGCTGGGCGGCGCGCTGATCGTGGCCGGGCTGGTGGTCGCCCGCCCGCGCCGCCCAAAGCCCGCCACCCAAAGCCCGCCACCCAGAGACCCGGCCGCCTCGATAGCGCCCGGATCGCCCCTCACACAACGCGACCCCGGCCGGCATTGA
- a CDS encoding DUF2312 domain-containing protein codes for MAEDVSDAPAGFAKEQLKSFIERIERLEEEKKAIADDIKDVFAEAKANGFDVKALRAILKIRKEDVDERKEHEAIVDLYLQALGIFV; via the coding sequence GTGGCGGAAGACGTGTCAGATGCCCCCGCGGGCTTTGCCAAGGAGCAGCTCAAGTCCTTCATCGAGCGCATCGAGCGCCTTGAGGAGGAGAAAAAGGCCATCGCCGACGACATCAAGGACGTGTTCGCCGAGGCGAAGGCCAACGGCTTCGATGTGAAGGCGCTGCGCGCCATCCTGAAGATCCGCAAGGAAGACGTGGACGAGCGCAAGGAGCACGAGGCCATCGTGGATCTCTATCTCCAGGCGCTGGGCATCTTCGTCTAG